Below is a genomic region from Candidatus Jidaibacter acanthamoeba.
CAGCAATCGCAATCGCAAGGTGGCTGTGGTGAGGAATTATACATACAGAATACATAAAAAAGATGCACATCTTTTTGAAATAGTTTGCATGCAGACTATAAAGTACTTCCCGATATTGCTTCCGGCTATGGCCTATTTATATGATTACATATATTTTATTCAGTTAGGTATTCAAGTTGATCAGATTCCAAGCTCATTTTTTGATCATCTTAGGTCTGTCTTAAATTGGTTACCTGAGATAGGTTTGTATTTTTTATTTAACTTTGCTTTAGTCCTCTGTTTTATTCGTAATAAAAAAGAGGAAGAGCCAAATAATAAAACAAGAATTATTAGTTTTATTCTTTTGCTTCCAGCTATCATTTCTTTTTTAGTAGCAATATCATTTGAACTCCCTTACCATTACATCACATTATATTTGATTATTATTTTTTCTATATATGTATCTTTTATATATTTTCTAGAAAATTTGGAAACATATAGAGAAGCACTTTCTAACCAAATAAGAACTGGCATTAGAAGCTTTTTAGCTTTATTAACAATCACCTTGTCTCTTAGCTTCTACCAAGGCAGATATGATTATTATCAACTAAAAACGGGAACAGAAAAATTTAAAACTAAGATAATTATAAAAGATAATAAAAATATTAACCTTAAAGAAACAAACTATAAAGAGGAAGTTTTAGTTAGACCGCTTGAAGCAGGTGTAATATGGTATGATAGATCCAATAATTCATTTAATTTTTCCAAATGGGACGATATTGAGAAAATAAAATTTCTAAATAAACGGCCTTTATTAAATGAAACTAAAAACCCGCCTAATAATACTAATACAACACAAATAAAATAAACTATATAAAATAGTTAAAGTTTAACTCAAACAAATATGTAATGTATTAAACTTAATTTGAAATACCTTGTAATTAATCCAACTTTTCTTTGGGATATTTTTGGGCAGCTAACCTCAAGATTCTTATTGCTCTTTCAGGCTGCAGAGCATAAACTCTTCTCACCACTTCTTCTAATTGTGGCTTTCTTTTCAGTTCATTTTCGGTTTGCATTAACACAAATCTAAAATCAAGTAAGGCTGCTCTTTTTTCTTCTTCACTAAAGTAAATCGGCTTTAAATCATGCTCAACCACAAAATTTGCCATTTTAACTACAAGAGAATTAAACTTTTCCTTAGCAACTAGTTTCTCCTCATTTGTAGCAGATTTAGAATTTTTAATCAGGGAATATGACATAACAGCTTTATGAAATATAATAAGCTCTTCATCAGGAAGGCTCTTTAATATCTGATTATCTAAGTTAAGATGTTTCTCGTCCTTCAAAGCTTTATTACCCGCTTTAACGCTTGAGCAACCTACCAGTGAAAATGTCAGTATAAATAAAACTACATATCGCATTAAAAACATAATCTAATAACCGCACAATTATTTAATGATTTGCTGAATTATAACATTATATACTTAAATTAGCTAAATAAAAAAGGTTTGCATAGAAATTTAATATTATTTTAAAATTCTTAATGGTGTTTTTAATACTAGAATACTTGGCTACCAGGCAAGCAATGACTTTAATAATAATATTGAGCAATTCCAATGATTATAAGATGAATAAAACCTCAATATTACCCAAATTTAAAAGTGGTTTAGGTACAAATTTTGAAATTCTTACAAAAGTTACTATTGCCGCTTTAGTAAGCTCAGGGGTAATAATTAATTATATATATGTATTCTTTCTCGGATTTAACCCGTACTTAATACCATTTATTTTATCAGATCACATTAATACTTCAGTAAGTGTATTATTTGAGCTTCTAATAGTTTACTTTTGCTTATTTATTCAACCCTTTTTTCTTTATAAGGAAACGATAACCAATACCTCTCCTCATGTTAATAGTAGAAAAATCATATTTGCTGAATATGTCTCTTTATTTTCTAAATTATTGCTTATTACATTAGCTGCATACTTTAGTTATAATATATATACGCTTAATAAAAATTTTGATTTTAGCTCATATATATTATACCCGATAATAATTGCTTTTGCCTTTTATCTGGTAATAGTTTACGCTTTAACTTTTATCAGTGCTTTTAATCCAAAGATTAGATTTGGCCTAAGTGCCTCCTTTGCTTTTTTAGTCTTTGCAGTTTCCAAAGCTTTATGCATTTTTAATATGGATTCCGTAAATTTTGATCGCGAACTTTATTTGACGACAGTGGAAAACTCTGACGGTAAAGAATATACTCTTTTGAAATCTTTTGAAAAGGGCGAGGTTATTTATGAAACCGATAAGAAAAGATTTGTTTTCTTAAAAGGAGATAAAACAGGGGCAATAATTCCTATGATAAGGCTTGAAGCAGATAATAATAAAAATAATAATTCTTAGTTTTTTATTTAACCTCAGTAAATATGCTTTATAATGTTTATAATGGCCAATGATTTAAATATTTGTATATATAGTAAATTAAGTTGAATATCTAACACATTTATTCAAATATAATAAGTTAAGTTTAATATGACTATATAGCCTACAACTGAAAAATCAGATAATAAGAACAGTAAGAAGCATACATCTCGCCGCCATTTATAGCGTGTATTTGTTGTATAAATGGCATAACCGTTTATATGCAAACTTAGCTTAATTTTTTTAGCTCAACTAGCTCCCTATATTCAACTTAATTTACTCCATTAACTCATCAGATTGCTTAAATGTCTTTCTCTAAAAAGAGTGTAAGGTAAAAAAATATAATTGATTCCGGAAAAACCCTGCTTGGGACCATAGATATATGAGATACCCAACTTAAATTTATTATTAATATACTCTTTAAAATTTAAATGATCCCTCTACACCCTAAACTTAAGCGCTTCTTCCAGGTATTTTATCTCATCCCTCAGCTCATCTCTCACAACTTCAGAGGATTCTTTTTCCATTTCCTGAATGGTTGCGGTAAGCCTACTTTCAAACTGCTCAAAATTAATTTTATCTGTGCTTACGGCTTCATCAACTATAACTGTACAAAGTTCGGCAGTTACTTTAACCGTACCTGCCGAAACTACATACTTTTCAGTTATAGTTTCATCCTGATAAATATTAATTACACCGGGCATAATAGTAGTAATATAGTTTTCATGGCCGTATAACACACCGAACTCTCCACCTTCACCCGGAAGCACTGCCATAGTAACTTCCAAGTTAGCTAAGGTCTTTTCAGGAGAAATAATTTCAAGTCTAATTTTAGTCATCTACTATGCAGCCTCTAAAGCAAGTTTTTTAGCCTTCTCAATTGCCTCATCAATATTTCCGACCATATAGAAAGCAGCTTCGGGAAGATCATCATACTCCCCTTCCACCAAACCTTTAAATCCTTGAATGGTATCTTTGAGCGCAACAAATTTCCCGGAGATACCGGTAAATACTTCCGCTACATGGAACGGTTGTGATAAGAATCTTTGGATTTTCCTAGCTCGGGCTACAATAAGTTTATCTTCTTCACTAAGCTCGTCCATCCCTAAAATCGCAATAATATCTTGTAACGACTTATAGGTTTGAAGAATTCTTTGTACTTCTCTTGCCACCTTATAATGCTCTTCTCCGATAATATCAGGGCTTAGCATTTGCGATGTACTATCTAACGGATCTACCGCCGGATAAATTCCGAGCTCGGCAATTTGTCTGCTAAGTACCGTTGTTGCATCAAGGTGGGCGAATGAGGTAGCAGGCGCCGGGTCAGTTAAGTCATCGGCCGGAACGTATACCGCCTGTACGGAAGTAATCGAACCTTTCTTGGTAGAGGTAATCCTTTCCTGTAATGTACCCATTTCGGTTGCGAGAGTCGGCTGATAACCTACAGCGGAAGGAATTCTCCCGAGGAGTGCGGAAACCTCCGAACCGGCTTGAGTGAACCTGAAAATGTTATCAATAAAGAATAATACATCCTGCCCTTCCTGGTCTCTAAAATATTCAGCTTGAGTAAGCCCGGTTAACGCTACTCTTGCCCTTGCTCCCGGCGGCTCGTTCATTTGGCCGTATACGAGTGCAACTTTAGAGTTTTGCGGGTTTTCCAGATCAATAACTTTTGAGTCAATCATCTCATGGTATAGGTCATTACCTTCTCTCGACCTCTCCCCCACCCCGGCAAACACTGAAAATCCGCCGTGTGCTTTAGCAATATTATTAATTAGTTCCATGATGATTACGGTTTTACCGACCCCTGCTCCCCCGAATAAACCGATTTTACCGCCCTTGGCATATGGTGCTAAAAGATCAATAACTTTAATACCGGTAGTTAAAATTTCATTTGCGGTAGATTGCTCGATTAACTCAGGAGCCGGCGCATAAATGGAAGCTGATTGAGTTGATTTTATTTCACCTCTGTTATCGATTGGTTCCCCGATAACATTCATAATACGCCCTAAAACTTCTCTTCCGACCGGAATGGTGATGGGGCTTTCGGTATCAATAACTTCCTGTCCTCTGCTTAAACCGTCGGTAGAATCCATAGCAATTGCGCGCACAGTATTTTCACCGATATGCTGAGCTACTTCCAATATAAGCTCTTTACCTTGATTTTCACATTTCAATGCATTCAAAATCCGAGGTAAGCCCTGCTCGAATTTCACATCTACTACCGCACCGATTACTTGTTTTATAATTCCTTTATTTGCCATAACTCACATCATTTAAAAATGTTATTTTTCTTTATTATCTGATTATACTTTGTTCTTTGCCTCTATTTTCTAATATTCTTTCAGCCACACTTTTCTCTTTATTAGCAGTATCGCTTTTAATAGTTTCACTTAGCCCTACAACGTTAGCTTTTTTGTCATAATTTTTTAAAGCTTCGCTTATTTTTTCTTGTATTTCATTATTTAATAGATCCATTGCTTTATTAATGGCATGTACAGCATCCATCTTCCTAACTGAAGAAGGATAGTTGGTCGAGTTTGGTATAGGACCATAATTTAGGAAATTGGCATATTTATGTGCTTCAATAATAAAACCAATCCTTTCCTCAATTTCTAATGATTTTACTCCTTTATTAAAATGAGCTTCTGCTTCCAATAAAGTTTCCGCTATATCAGAAAGCTTTTCAAGTTCGCCTATTGTTAGGTATTCTTTGCTTGTATCGCTTAAAGATTTAGCAGGTCTAGTCGCACCATGACTTAATGATAATCTGGTATCTTCTGAAAAGCCATCTAGTATAGCTGATGGGTTAGATGATAATGTACGCCCGCTGAGTCTACCACTAACTTTAGTAACGCTACCCAATCTTTGTGTAAAACCTTTCATAACTTTCTCCTTTAAATTGCTTCCGCGCCTGATATAATCTCAATTAATTCCTTAGTAATATATGCCTGTCTCGTTCTATTATAAACAAGCTGTAACTTTTTAATCATTTCCCCAGAGTTCCGTGTGGCATTATCCATCGCCGTCATACGTGATGCATGCTCACCGGCGAAACTTTCCAACAATGCTTTATAAATCTGCACCTTTAAATTTTTCGGCAGTAAATCCAACAATATTTTTTCTTTATCCGGCTCAAATTCAAATTCATTAATAATCTTTTCTTCCTCTTCCTTCAGCTCTTCCTTCAGAAGCGGAATTAATTGCTGCTGAGTCGGAACTTGAGCTATTACCGATTTAAATTTATTATAATAAATATGACAAGAATCAACCTGATTATCATGAATTAAAGATAACGCTCTTTCAGCTATATCACAGGCTTCGGAGTATTTCACTCCCTTACTTCTTATTCCGTCTTTATGAGCAATAATATATTTACCGTAATTTTTCTTTAAAAGCTCATATCCTTTTTTGCCGATACAAATTATCTTAATACTTTTTCCTTGTGCAATAAGATTATCTATAACCTTTCTTACCGTCTTAATTATAGAAATATTAAAAGCACCGCAAAGCCCTCTATCAGCCGTCACCACGATCATTAACCGAACTTTCTCTTCATTCTCGTTTTTAAGCAATGATATTTCCTCAAACTCTTTACCCGCAAGCGAAGAAGCAGCAAGCAATATATTCTGCATTTTGTCTGCATAATGGACTGCGGCTTCGGATTTCTCTCTAGCTTTTTTAAGCTTAGAAGTAGATACCACTTTCATCGCCTTAGTAATCTTTTGTGTAGACTTAATGCTTTTTATTCTGTTTTTTAGTGACTGTAATGATGGCATCTGTTTTCAACCCTTTTATGCAAACATTTTAGCACTTTGCTCAAGGAAAGCTCTAAGCTCGGCTTCCGTCTCTTCGCTAATCTTCTGTTCTTTTTTAATTTTATTTAAGATTTTCGGATTATTATTAAGCTCTCGGACTAATTCTTCCTCAAATCTTTTTACGTCTTTTACCGGGATAGTATCAAAATAACCTTTAACTCCGGCAAAAATTATTGCAACCTGACTTTCTACAGAATACGGTTTGAATTGGGCTTGTTTTAATAATTCCGTTAGCCTTGAACCACGCGCCAATAGCTTTTGAGTTGAGGCATCGAGATCCGAACCGAATTGGGCGAACGCCTCCATTTCACGATATTGAGCAAGCTCAAGTTTAACGCTTCCTGCAACTTGTTTCATCGCTTTAATTTGCGCAGCTGATCCTACCCTACTTACTGATAGCCCGACGTTTACGGCAGGCCTAACCCCTTTATAAAACAATTCCGTTTCAAG
It encodes:
- a CDS encoding F0F1 ATP synthase subunit gamma translates to MPSLQSLKNRIKSIKSTQKITKAMKVVSTSKLKKAREKSEAAVHYADKMQNILLAASSLAGKEFEEISLLKNENEEKVRLMIVVTADRGLCGAFNISIIKTVRKVIDNLIAQGKSIKIICIGKKGYELLKKNYGKYIIAHKDGIRSKGVKYSEACDIAERALSLIHDNQVDSCHIYYNKFKSVIAQVPTQQQLIPLLKEELKEEEEKIINEFEFEPDKEKILLDLLPKNLKVQIYKALLESFAGEHASRMTAMDNATRNSGEMIKKLQLVYNRTRQAYITKELIEIISGAEAI
- the atpD gene encoding F0F1 ATP synthase subunit beta, which produces MANKGIIKQVIGAVVDVKFEQGLPRILNALKCENQGKELILEVAQHIGENTVRAIAMDSTDGLSRGQEVIDTESPITIPVGREVLGRIMNVIGEPIDNRGEIKSTQSASIYAPAPELIEQSTANEILTTGIKVIDLLAPYAKGGKIGLFGGAGVGKTVIIMELINNIAKAHGGFSVFAGVGERSREGNDLYHEMIDSKVIDLENPQNSKVALVYGQMNEPPGARARVALTGLTQAEYFRDQEGQDVLFFIDNIFRFTQAGSEVSALLGRIPSAVGYQPTLATEMGTLQERITSTKKGSITSVQAVYVPADDLTDPAPATSFAHLDATTVLSRQIAELGIYPAVDPLDSTSQMLSPDIIGEEHYKVAREVQRILQTYKSLQDIIAILGMDELSEEDKLIVARARKIQRFLSQPFHVAEVFTGISGKFVALKDTIQGFKGLVEGEYDDLPEAAFYMVGNIDEAIEKAKKLALEAA
- the atpC gene encoding ATP synthase F1 subunit epsilon, translating into MTKIRLEIISPEKTLANLEVTMAVLPGEGGEFGVLYGHENYITTIMPGVINIYQDETITEKYVVSAGTVKVTAELCTVIVDEAVSTDKINFEQFESRLTATIQEMEKESSEVVRDELRDEIKYLEEALKFRV